A stretch of the Nitratifractor salsuginis DSM 16511 genome encodes the following:
- a CDS encoding TolC family protein → MWRAISVLLIGSIPALAGLKHLTLNQALQILDKKNMEIKVSKFEETMKKYDELVVEGKNWGSLTVSLQALRSNDAGNVFGFKLQSREADFEDFGFSDFLACMGANPPAYCQDVLHRQPEDLNYPKARNHFLTKLTYQVPLYTGGKLTEYKKITEKMYQMSKLDTRKLRDEKIFQVKKAFYNITLVNRYIYNLNKIRHNMEKLKRTIWEMKKEGYTKKTDVLEVEARLAKVDSMLNQARLNRSLALQFLSFLIDTDVDSIRQVNLSVHAPRVSKSDIERMSLDIQKAKMGLEVARHAIQTEKANFLPMVGAFGEYGSADDHLWNDFGKKDFYTVGMQVKMNLFNGGSDKAKLEKARVRHMKVATQVALAKKGIALQVKKLQTSIRSLEYDLKSERKQLELAKQVYKTYETKYKEGLASITDVLIKQSIELQVLLEYLQVANKHSEKVFELEKILDWGGRS, encoded by the coding sequence ATGTGGCGCGCTATTTCGGTATTGCTGATTGGAAGCATCCCGGCACTCGCAGGGTTGAAGCATTTAACGCTCAACCAGGCTTTGCAAATTTTGGACAAAAAGAATATGGAGATCAAAGTCTCGAAATTCGAAGAGACGATGAAAAAATACGATGAGTTGGTCGTAGAAGGAAAAAACTGGGGATCATTGACGGTAAGTCTCCAGGCCCTGCGTTCCAATGATGCCGGCAACGTCTTTGGATTCAAACTCCAGAGCCGAGAAGCGGACTTTGAAGACTTTGGCTTCTCTGATTTTCTCGCCTGTATGGGGGCAAATCCTCCCGCATACTGTCAGGATGTCCTCCACCGTCAACCCGAAGATTTGAACTATCCAAAAGCAAGAAACCATTTCTTGACAAAACTCACTTATCAGGTTCCTTTATATACCGGTGGTAAACTGACCGAATACAAGAAGATCACCGAAAAGATGTATCAGATGAGCAAGCTCGATACGCGCAAGCTCCGAGATGAAAAGATCTTCCAGGTGAAAAAAGCCTTCTATAATATTACCCTCGTCAATCGTTATATCTACAATCTAAACAAGATTCGTCACAATATGGAAAAGTTGAAGCGGACCATTTGGGAGATGAAAAAAGAGGGGTATACCAAAAAGACGGATGTCCTGGAGGTGGAAGCGCGCCTGGCCAAAGTGGACAGCATGCTCAACCAGGCAAGACTCAATCGGAGCCTCGCCCTTCAATTTCTCTCTTTCCTCATCGATACCGATGTGGATTCCATCCGGCAGGTAAACCTCTCCGTACATGCGCCACGAGTTAGCAAGAGTGATATAGAGCGGATGAGCCTGGATATCCAGAAAGCGAAAATGGGTCTCGAAGTGGCACGTCATGCCATTCAGACGGAAAAAGCTAATTTCCTCCCGATGGTCGGAGCCTTTGGCGAGTACGGAAGTGCCGATGACCATTTGTGGAACGATTTCGGCAAAAAAGACTTTTATACCGTGGGCATGCAGGTCAAAATGAACCTTTTTAACGGCGGTAGCGACAAGGCCAAGCTGGAAAAAGCACGGGTGCGCCATATGAAAGTGGCAACCCAGGTGGCTTTGGCGAAGAAGGGGATAGCCCTTCAGGTCAAAAAACTGCAAACTTCCATTCGCTCGCTCGAATATGATTTGAAAAGCGAGCGCAAGCAGCTCGAGCTTGCCAAACAGGTTTATAAGACTTATGAAACGAAATACAAAGAGGGCTTGGCTTCTATCACCGATGTGCTGATTAAACAGTCGATCGAGCTTCAGGTTTTGCTGGAGTATCTGCAGGTCGCCAACAAACACAGTGAAAAAGTCTTCGAACTTGAAAAAATTCTCGACTGGGGAGGTCGTTCATGA
- a CDS encoding efflux RND transporter periplasmic adaptor subunit: MKKIILTVLAIAGTLFSGELELSGTVISDNQKMITSRFMGFVKDMNVSEGDRVKKGQVLYEIDSKEIEAAVKQVDLAISQARLALQMNENQLNNVLLNLARNKRLLQKDMVSKFEVEQLELAAKNMRDMVEIAKKQVEQAEAQKESVLNQYKYLTIKAPNDGVVVAKRLNEGDMQIPGMPALVITDLRHLKVLVQISESNLKHIRIGKKVKVEIPSIGFQTEGKISAIIPASNPMTHKFKIKITFDKKNANVFPGMYAKVYIPEEDK, translated from the coding sequence ATGAAAAAAATCATCCTTACCGTCCTGGCGATTGCCGGTACACTTTTTTCCGGTGAGCTGGAGCTCAGCGGGACCGTCATCTCCGACAACCAGAAGATGATCACGAGTCGTTTTATGGGCTTTGTCAAAGATATGAATGTCAGCGAAGGGGATCGAGTCAAGAAAGGGCAGGTGCTCTACGAGATCGATTCCAAAGAGATCGAAGCGGCGGTCAAACAGGTCGATCTGGCTATTTCCCAGGCACGGCTCGCCCTGCAGATGAATGAGAATCAGCTCAACAACGTCTTGTTGAACCTGGCACGGAACAAGCGCCTCCTTCAGAAGGATATGGTTTCCAAGTTTGAAGTGGAGCAGCTGGAATTGGCGGCGAAAAATATGAGAGATATGGTCGAGATCGCCAAGAAACAGGTGGAGCAGGCCGAAGCACAGAAAGAGTCGGTGCTTAATCAATACAAATATTTGACGATTAAAGCACCCAACGATGGTGTAGTTGTGGCCAAAAGGCTCAACGAAGGGGATATGCAAATCCCCGGAATGCCCGCCCTGGTCATCACCGACCTCAGGCATCTCAAAGTCCTTGTGCAGATCAGTGAAAGCAACCTCAAACATATTCGTATCGGCAAAAAGGTCAAAGTGGAGATCCCCTCCATCGGTTTTCAAACCGAAGGGAAGATCAGCGCGATTATCCCGGCGTCGAATCCTATGACTCACAAGTTCAAGATCAAAATTACTTTCGATAAGAAGAATGCCAACGTCTTCCCCGGTATGTATGCCAAAGTCTATATCCCCGAAGAGGATAAGTGA
- a CDS encoding efflux RND transporter permease subunit produces MISYKPKDIAGKLALAFLKNPLTLVLGISLLLLGFISLEVMPREEDPQIAISGGAVIAPMPGATPREIENVIVNPLERKLREIKGIDHIYGIAMHNVGIVNVVYKIGERREDANLKLYDKVMQNMDKMPKGVMQPLVKPFDIDIDIPILTFAFYPLEGQKADYEKLFPLVRHMQQRINAVHNVAKTTLKGEHKPQFNVEVDLNKLSAYNLSLGQIMKAIQSIAVNVPDVKGRTKSKKLLIFGVKNAIETVDDVKNIIVAQYMGSPIYLRDVATVERGIDFQNFKTAYVAFKKGKSAEEIRKAKLSPVKEQITLTVSKLAGTNAVFVADDVLKVMAQYRERLRKYGFGYIVTRNYGKRANDAVNELVDHLLVTILIIAIMLVFALGFKEAIIVTLTVPAILAVTLFIAWISGQTINRITLFAFLLSLGLLVDAAIIVIENIHRHLHSHDAPERSMEEILVEATDEIGAPTNVATLAIIMTMIPMLFVGGMMGSFMKPIPLNVPVALIASLVVAYIFTPYLSLKLLKKPKAHHHHHHGQDGKEGAK; encoded by the coding sequence ATGATCTCCTACAAGCCCAAAGATATCGCAGGAAAGCTGGCGCTGGCATTCCTCAAGAACCCTTTGACGCTGGTTCTGGGAATTTCACTCTTGCTCTTGGGATTCATTTCGCTGGAAGTGATGCCGAGGGAGGAGGATCCCCAGATCGCTATCTCAGGAGGAGCCGTCATTGCCCCGATGCCCGGAGCAACGCCCCGGGAGATCGAAAACGTCATTGTCAACCCGCTGGAGCGCAAACTCCGTGAAATCAAAGGGATCGACCATATTTACGGCATTGCGATGCACAATGTGGGGATCGTCAATGTCGTCTACAAGATCGGTGAGCGCAGAGAAGACGCCAACCTCAAGCTCTACGATAAAGTGATGCAGAATATGGACAAAATGCCCAAGGGAGTGATGCAGCCGCTGGTCAAACCCTTTGATATCGATATTGATATTCCCATCCTCACCTTCGCTTTCTACCCTCTTGAGGGGCAAAAAGCCGATTATGAAAAGCTCTTTCCCCTCGTTCGGCATATGCAGCAGCGGATCAATGCCGTGCACAATGTGGCCAAGACGACCCTCAAGGGAGAGCACAAGCCCCAATTCAACGTCGAAGTGGACCTGAACAAGCTCAGTGCCTACAATCTTTCCTTGGGGCAGATTATGAAGGCAATCCAATCCATCGCCGTTAACGTCCCCGATGTCAAAGGGCGCACCAAAAGCAAAAAGCTCCTGATCTTTGGTGTGAAGAATGCCATCGAGACCGTCGACGATGTCAAGAATATTATTGTCGCCCAATATATGGGATCGCCTATTTACCTGCGTGATGTAGCAACGGTCGAACGGGGTATCGATTTCCAAAATTTCAAAACCGCTTATGTCGCGTTCAAAAAAGGAAAGAGTGCCGAAGAGATTCGAAAAGCGAAACTCTCTCCCGTCAAAGAGCAGATCACCCTTACCGTCTCCAAGCTGGCGGGGACCAATGCAGTCTTTGTCGCCGACGATGTGCTCAAAGTGATGGCGCAGTATCGGGAGAGGCTTCGTAAATACGGCTTCGGCTATATCGTAACGCGTAATTACGGAAAGCGGGCCAACGATGCTGTCAATGAATTGGTCGATCACCTTCTGGTCACCATTTTGATCATCGCGATCATGCTCGTCTTCGCCTTGGGCTTCAAAGAAGCAATCATCGTCACGCTGACCGTACCGGCGATTTTGGCGGTGACCCTCTTCATCGCCTGGATCAGCGGGCAGACCATCAACCGAATCACCCTCTTCGCCTTTTTGCTCTCCCTGGGACTTTTGGTAGATGCGGCGATCATCGTGATCGAAAACATCCACCGTCATCTCCATAGCCACGACGCACCCGAACGCAGTATGGAAGAGATCCTCGTGGAAGCGACCGACGAGATCGGGGCTCCGACCAACGTGGCAACGCTGGCGATCATTATGACGATGATCCCCATGCTCTTCGTCGGGGGGATGATGGGGTCCTTTATGAAGCCCATTCCCCTCAATGTCCCTGTGGCATTGATCGCTTCATTGGTGGTGGCCTATATCTTCACCCCCTATCTCAGTCTCAAACTCTTGAAAAAGCCCAAAGCCCACCACCATCACCATCACGGGCAAGATGGGAAAGAAGGAGCGAAATGA
- a CDS encoding efflux RND transporter permease subunit: MKRFENFVYNILEHKSKKTLVVLLTLLALAGSVAMLPFKIVKAKMLPGKSDNTFSVYITTPTGSSIDQTYQVGQCVVEELKKEPEITDMEIYAGMGIPLDYAGLVKGSGMKNSENVAEIAVNLTDKHEREITSIEMVHRLRPVVKKACSGVVPGSRIQFVEQPAGPPTLASIVVEVTGHNIPKIRELAAEVAGILKKTPTLVDVDIMEDDIYKKYELIPDKEKIARSGLSVDQVNKIIYLAFEGMAIAHKNSANEPDQIQIFEILDPRTKLFKSKSLDALRRKLNELNLMNKKGMMVPISEVVTIKEVDSKPSIMQKDLHRMINVTAETDEESQVYPLLEARERMIKYFTKKGYKVEKEPGMSTYMFDLHLTDPKTGEKYLLRWDGEMKVTLDTFRDLGGAFIGALVLIFLLLVIYYKNYGLPTIVLIGSFLSIIGVIVGHWVADLVTKDTFFLTATSLIGFIALMGISSRNSLLLIDFAKSLMEARGMPKRRAIAVASATRAKPIMLTAIAIILGSALLASDPIFGGLGVALISGTVAAVFVSLIFVPVLLDNAKSMELDDDNPLHHDPNDISITR, from the coding sequence ATGAAGCGCTTCGAGAATTTTGTTTATAACATTCTGGAACACAAATCGAAAAAGACTTTGGTGGTTCTGTTGACCCTGTTGGCTTTGGCGGGCTCGGTGGCGATGCTGCCCTTCAAAATCGTCAAGGCCAAGATGCTGCCCGGAAAGAGTGACAATACCTTCTCGGTCTACATCACTACACCGACCGGCAGTTCGATTGATCAAACCTATCAAGTGGGACAATGTGTGGTCGAGGAGCTTAAAAAAGAGCCTGAGATCACCGATATGGAGATCTATGCCGGTATGGGGATCCCCCTCGACTATGCCGGTCTGGTAAAGGGTTCGGGAATGAAGAATTCCGAGAACGTCGCCGAGATCGCCGTAAACCTCACCGACAAGCACGAGCGGGAGATCACCTCCATCGAGATGGTCCACCGCTTGCGTCCGGTGGTAAAAAAAGCCTGTAGCGGCGTCGTGCCCGGTTCCCGTATCCAATTTGTCGAGCAACCCGCCGGTCCTCCGACTCTGGCATCCATCGTCGTCGAAGTGACCGGTCACAATATTCCCAAGATCCGTGAATTGGCCGCTGAAGTGGCCGGGATCCTCAAAAAGACTCCCACGCTGGTCGATGTGGATATTATGGAAGACGATATTTACAAAAAATATGAACTGATTCCCGACAAAGAGAAGATCGCCCGAAGCGGCCTGAGCGTGGATCAGGTCAACAAGATCATCTACCTCGCGTTTGAAGGGATGGCGATCGCTCATAAAAACTCGGCGAACGAGCCGGATCAGATCCAAATCTTCGAAATACTGGATCCCCGCACCAAACTCTTTAAAAGCAAGAGTCTCGACGCTTTGCGGCGCAAGCTCAACGAGCTGAACCTGATGAACAAGAAAGGGATGATGGTTCCCATCAGCGAAGTGGTGACCATCAAAGAGGTCGATTCCAAGCCGAGCATCATGCAAAAAGATCTCCATCGGATGATCAACGTGACGGCCGAGACCGACGAAGAGTCCCAGGTCTATCCTCTGCTCGAGGCACGGGAGCGGATGATCAAGTATTTCACCAAAAAAGGCTACAAGGTGGAAAAAGAGCCCGGGATGTCCACCTATATGTTCGATCTCCATTTGACCGATCCCAAAACGGGCGAGAAGTATCTGCTCCGCTGGGACGGGGAGATGAAAGTGACGTTGGATACTTTCCGGGATCTGGGCGGGGCCTTTATCGGGGCGCTGGTGCTGATTTTCCTCCTACTGGTGATCTATTACAAAAACTACGGTTTGCCCACCATCGTACTGATCGGAAGCTTCCTGAGTATCATCGGGGTCATCGTCGGGCACTGGGTGGCTGATCTGGTGACTAAGGACACCTTTTTCCTGACGGCCACCTCCCTCATCGGCTTTATCGCCCTGATGGGGATCAGCTCACGGAACTCCCTCCTGCTGATTGACTTCGCCAAGTCTCTGATGGAAGCGAGGGGGATGCCCAAGCGCCGGGCCATTGCCGTCGCTTCGGCTACCCGGGCCAAGCCGATTATGCTGACCGCGATCGCCATCATCCTCGGTTCGGCGCTGCTGGCGAGTGACCCGATCTTCGGCGGGCTGGGGGTCGCGCTGATCTCCGGGACTGTCGCGGCGGTCTTCGTTTCGCTGATCTTCGTGCCGGTGCTTCTGGACAATGCCAAATCGATGGAACTCGACGACGACAATCCTCTCCATCACGATCCAAACGACATCTCGATCACGCGCTGA
- the efp gene encoding elongation factor P: MATIGMGDIKKGTRLEIDGNPYKVIEFQHVKPGKGAAFVRIKIRNLANGKVIEKTVHAGDKFEVPELEYKKMQYLYDDGEMLQFMDSETFDQMGLTHEQVGEVFDFMIDGMEATILFHKGKPITVEIPQTVELKVVETPPNFKGDSQGGKKPATLESGAVVQVPFHILEGDVVKVDTVEGKYLEKVK, from the coding sequence ATGGCAACCATAGGCATGGGCGATATCAAAAAGGGCACCCGTCTCGAGATCGACGGCAACCCCTACAAAGTGATCGAATTTCAACACGTCAAACCCGGGAAGGGAGCGGCTTTTGTCCGGATCAAGATCCGTAACCTCGCCAACGGAAAGGTGATCGAAAAGACGGTCCACGCCGGCGACAAATTCGAAGTCCCCGAACTGGAGTACAAAAAGATGCAGTATCTCTATGACGATGGGGAGATGCTGCAGTTTATGGACAGCGAAACCTTCGATCAGATGGGGCTGACCCACGAGCAGGTCGGTGAAGTCTTCGATTTTATGATCGACGGGATGGAAGCGACGATCCTCTTTCACAAGGGCAAGCCCATTACCGTGGAGATTCCCCAGACCGTAGAGCTGAAAGTGGTCGAAACGCCCCCCAACTTCAAAGGGGATTCCCAGGGCGGGAAAAAGCCCGCCACCCTTGAAAGCGGTGCCGTGGTTCAGGTTCCCTTTCACATCCTCGAAGGTGACGTGGTCAAAGTCGATACCGTCGAAGGTAAATATCTGGAGAAGGTGAAGTAA
- a CDS encoding DJ-1 family glyoxalase III, with amino-acid sequence MARALVPLAEGFEEIEGVTIIDILRRGGVAVDSAYLPGEFATDLVTGANGITVQADIPLANAVVDEYDIIALPGGWGGTNRLAENELAQSLLKSFKEQGKWVAAMCAAPYALHVAGVLSPKYTCYPGVEEQIRPQDWVNEMVVVDEKVITSQGPGTAICFALEIVRQLVGEESYTTVKEGTLARYC; translated from the coding sequence ATGGCACGAGCACTGGTACCTTTGGCTGAAGGATTCGAAGAGATCGAAGGCGTAACGATTATCGATATTTTGCGTCGTGGCGGCGTGGCGGTCGATAGTGCCTACCTGCCGGGTGAATTCGCTACCGACCTGGTGACGGGAGCCAACGGCATTACCGTCCAGGCCGATATCCCCCTCGCCAACGCGGTGGTAGATGAATACGACATCATCGCACTGCCAGGCGGCTGGGGCGGGACCAACCGCCTGGCGGAGAATGAATTGGCCCAGAGCCTGCTCAAAAGTTTCAAAGAGCAGGGCAAATGGGTCGCCGCGATGTGCGCCGCTCCCTATGCGTTGCATGTCGCGGGGGTCCTCAGCCCCAAGTACACCTGCTATCCCGGAGTCGAAGAGCAGATCCGTCCCCAGGACTGGGTCAATGAGATGGTCGTGGTGGATGAGAAGGTGATCACGTCTCAGGGGCCCGGCACGGCGATCTGCTTCGCCCTGGAGATCGTGCGCCAGCTGGTAGGCGAAGAGAGCTATACCACCGTCAAAGAGGGAACCCTGGCCCGCTACTGCTAA
- a CDS encoding pyridoxal phosphate-dependent aminotransferase: MRYEKMTPFRVMDLVRQAQNYEDTIHFEVGQPDLLPPPGVKKALLEAVESDRYAYTESMGLFELRRKIAAHYRHDYGVEVDPACILITPGTSNAFLVAYLLTLEEGGVLGLADPSYPCYPNFAAMVDVQPRFFPVDRSNGYLLRAEDLAGSRLDAVHISSPSNPTGTLYDAETLRDLATYCEGEGVALISDELYHGLVYGKRAHTALEFSQEAIVINGFSKYFCMPGLRIGWMIVPERLIRPAEIIAQNLFISAPTLSQYAALEAFDYDYLAQVRETFKKRRDWLHEALDPLLPVDAHPDGAFYLWCDASAYTEDSDAFSRELLEAIHIAVTPGVDFGKYGTQTKLRFAYTRSIEHMAEGVERLRRYLLK, from the coding sequence TTGCGTTATGAAAAGATGACTCCCTTTCGGGTCATGGATCTGGTCCGACAGGCCCAGAATTACGAAGATACGATCCATTTTGAAGTCGGCCAGCCCGATCTTCTCCCGCCTCCCGGCGTCAAAAAGGCATTGCTTGAAGCGGTGGAGAGTGACCGCTACGCCTATACCGAGAGTATGGGACTTTTTGAGCTTCGCAGGAAAATCGCCGCCCACTACCGTCATGACTACGGTGTGGAGGTCGATCCGGCGTGCATTCTGATCACCCCGGGCACGAGCAATGCCTTTCTGGTCGCCTACCTGCTGACCCTGGAAGAGGGGGGCGTTTTGGGCTTGGCCGATCCTTCCTACCCCTGCTATCCAAACTTTGCGGCGATGGTGGATGTGCAACCCCGATTTTTCCCGGTGGACCGAAGCAACGGATACCTTCTGCGCGCGGAGGATTTGGCGGGAAGCCGGCTCGATGCGGTGCACATCTCCTCCCCCTCCAACCCCACCGGAACCCTCTATGATGCGGAGACTTTACGGGATTTGGCCACCTATTGCGAAGGGGAGGGGGTCGCGCTGATCTCCGATGAGCTCTACCACGGCCTGGTCTACGGAAAACGGGCCCACACCGCCCTGGAGTTCAGCCAAGAGGCGATCGTCATCAATGGCTTCTCCAAATACTTCTGTATGCCGGGGCTGCGCATCGGCTGGATGATCGTGCCGGAGCGCCTGATCCGACCGGCGGAGATCATCGCCCAGAATCTCTTTATCTCCGCGCCGACCCTGAGCCAGTATGCGGCTCTGGAAGCCTTCGATTACGATTACTTGGCCCAGGTGCGCGAAACCTTCAAAAAACGCCGGGATTGGCTCCATGAAGCGCTCGATCCCCTGCTGCCTGTGGATGCCCATCCCGACGGGGCCTTTTATCTCTGGTGCGATGCTTCGGCCTATACCGAGGATAGCGACGCCTTCAGCCGGGAGTTGCTGGAAGCGATCCACATCGCCGTCACACCGGGGGTCGACTTTGGAAAGTATGGCACCCAAACCAAGCTTCGCTTCGCTTATACCCGAAGTATCGAGCATATGGCGGAGGGAGTGGAACGATTGAGAAGATATCTTCTCAAGTGA